From one Phycisphaerae bacterium genomic stretch:
- a CDS encoding zinc ribbon domain-containing protein has translation MPIYEYVCQECSHAFEHLARSMNTPERTQCPACGSGKIERQMSVFAARQGGGNTCTLAPGGPCCQQCPGAASGHCPM, from the coding sequence ATGCCGATTTATGAATATGTGTGCCAGGAATGCAGCCACGCATTCGAGCACTTGGCACGCTCGATGAACACGCCCGAACGCACCCAATGCCCGGCGTGCGGGAGCGGCAAGATCGAGCGGCAGATGAGTGTGTTCGCCGCCCGGCAGGGCGGAGGGAACACCTGCACCCTCGCACCCGGCGGGCCATGTTGCCAGCAGTGCCCGGGAGCCGCCTCGGGGCATTGTCCGATGTGA